From a single Pleurodeles waltl isolate 20211129_DDA chromosome 8, aPleWal1.hap1.20221129, whole genome shotgun sequence genomic region:
- the LOC138249259 gene encoding putative gastrointestinal growth factor xP1: protein MEYKMLCLVAVALLLGLSSSAEGQAALTEAQCAVPKGARFNCGQPGVTPAECYNKGCCYDSSTPDAIWCFYPRPEEECLL, encoded by the exons ATGGAATACAAGATGCTGTGCTTGGTGGCTGTGGCcctcctcctgggcctcagcagctcgGCGGAAGGACAGGCGGCACTAA CTGAAGCCCAGTGTGCAGTCCCTAAAGGAGCAAGGTTCAACTGCGGCCAACCAGGTGTCACACCTGCTGAATGCTACAACAAAGGCTGCTGTTACGACTCAAGCACCCCTGATGCAATCTGGTGCTTTTACCCACGCCCTGAAGAAG AATGCCTCTTGTAA